From Posidoniimonas polymericola, a single genomic window includes:
- a CDS encoding carbohydrate porin: MRRPIALLLNMVLLASAASAQSPAPLTGDWLGNRAWLAEHGVTFNLDVANFYMGVASGGLERHFPYGGHGDYVTNVDFGKLCGREGLFLKIRAEHRFGENINRSTGAFLPAAVLADLPVADSEQLLLTNVLFTQALSERFAVFFGKLDTLDGDANAFAHGRGKTQFSNVGFVANPIALRTVPYSTLGCGFAVLGEGGEPVFSYMVLNPTDTADTDGFDELFAEGVAMAAELRLPTNFAGMPGHQLFAATWNSRDYVSLGQDPRVVFPNVPINEVTGSWSAYWNFDQYLVHSGCDPTVGWGVFGRAGVADDRANPLAWFLSFGVGGHNMMAGHEADTFGAGWFISGTSNEVGPLLQATLGPLGDGQGVELFYNWQATPWLNVTPDLQVIVPAREQVDTALALGVRAVVTL; the protein is encoded by the coding sequence ATGCGACGACCAATCGCCCTGCTGCTCAACATGGTGTTGCTCGCCTCAGCGGCGTCGGCCCAGTCGCCTGCTCCGCTGACCGGCGACTGGCTCGGCAACCGCGCCTGGCTGGCCGAGCACGGCGTGACGTTCAACCTGGACGTCGCGAATTTCTACATGGGCGTCGCGTCGGGGGGGCTCGAGCGGCACTTCCCCTACGGCGGCCATGGCGACTACGTGACGAACGTTGACTTCGGCAAGCTGTGCGGCCGGGAGGGGCTGTTCCTCAAGATCCGCGCCGAGCACCGTTTTGGTGAGAACATCAACCGCAGCACCGGCGCCTTTTTGCCAGCCGCCGTGCTGGCCGACCTGCCGGTGGCAGACAGCGAGCAGCTGCTGCTGACCAACGTGCTGTTCACGCAGGCGTTGTCGGAGCGGTTCGCGGTGTTCTTCGGCAAGCTCGACACCCTCGACGGCGACGCCAACGCGTTTGCCCATGGGCGTGGCAAGACCCAGTTCTCTAACGTTGGCTTTGTCGCCAACCCGATTGCGTTGCGGACTGTTCCCTACTCGACACTCGGCTGTGGGTTCGCCGTGCTGGGCGAGGGGGGTGAGCCGGTCTTCTCCTACATGGTGCTCAACCCAACCGACACCGCCGATACCGATGGCTTCGACGAGCTGTTCGCCGAGGGGGTCGCGATGGCGGCCGAACTGCGGCTGCCGACCAATTTCGCCGGCATGCCCGGCCACCAGTTGTTCGCCGCGACGTGGAACAGTCGCGATTATGTCTCGCTGGGTCAGGACCCCCGCGTAGTGTTCCCCAACGTGCCGATCAATGAAGTTACCGGATCCTGGTCGGCCTACTGGAACTTCGACCAGTACCTCGTGCACAGCGGCTGCGACCCGACGGTCGGCTGGGGCGTGTTCGGACGGGCGGGCGTCGCCGACGATCGCGCGAACCCGCTGGCGTGGTTCCTGAGCTTCGGCGTCGGCGGCCACAACATGATGGCCGGGCACGAGGCCGATACGTTCGGGGCCGGCTGGTTCATCTCGGGGACCAGCAACGAGGTCGGCCCGTTGCTGCAGGCCACGCTCGGCCCGCTCGGCGACGGGCAGGGCGTCGAGCTGTTCTACAACTGGCAGGCAACGCCGTGGCTCAATGTAACGCCGGACCTGCAGGTCATCGTCCCCGCTCGGGAGCAGGTCGACACGGCGCTCGCGCTCGGTGTGCGTGCGGTGGTCACGCTCTAG
- a CDS encoding pyridoxamine 5'-phosphate oxidase family protein, which translates to MSTHSATTTPEKLDELYELIDGMETALMTTRRPDGTMVTRPMATQDRGPLADLWFVTSIDTHKVEEIEADPHVCLGYYNDSTKEWVSVSGKATISQDRDKIRELHKPDWEMWFPNEGGNRDGGPDDPRLALIFVEALSVHYMKAKHSKPVALFEIAKGMMTGSRPDLGREEELSRAEL; encoded by the coding sequence ATGAGCACCCACAGCGCCACCACGACGCCGGAAAAACTCGATGAACTATACGAACTGATCGATGGCATGGAGACCGCCCTGATGACCACCCGCCGCCCCGACGGCACGATGGTCACGCGGCCGATGGCGACTCAGGACCGCGGGCCGCTAGCCGATTTGTGGTTCGTCACCAGTATTGACACGCACAAGGTTGAAGAGATCGAGGCCGACCCGCACGTCTGCCTCGGCTACTACAACGACAGCACCAAGGAGTGGGTGTCGGTCAGCGGTAAGGCGACCATCTCACAGGACCGCGACAAGATCCGCGAGCTCCACAAGCCCGATTGGGAGATGTGGTTCCCCAACGAGGGCGGCAACCGCGACGGCGGGCCGGACGACCCGCGGCTGGCGCTGATCTTCGTCGAAGCACTCTCGGTCCACTACATGAAGGCCAAGCACTCCAAGCCGGTCGCGTTGTTCGAGATCGCCAAGGGCATGATGACCGGCAGTCGCCCCGACCTGGGACGCGAAGAAGAGCTGAGTCGCGCCGAGTTGTAG
- a CDS encoding terpene cyclase/mutase family protein produces MSAPTNQPTPPIVAPPAAAAQAEQDPRERSAVGEAWAEIVHGSPSWLTSLALHMVVVILLALWSLPSLPELSKNLLLSEPSTEDENLDDFEEINLDQAELESEPVEFELQPEIEELAEEVSLSTFEDLTAAPTFTELSDVGLTPAAPSIPNDALGFSGVGTTGRGKMSLAAIAKAGGSAESEEAIENALRWIAEHQNPDGSWTLVHTAGPCQGRCPNPSNRGAAESLRAGTGLALLPFLGAGQTHKDGKYKRVVNRGLEAMARLAKNEDQGASWRDPGGAGAYSHGISAIALSEAYGMTGDSVLGSLAQAAVDHIIASQGADGGWRYRPRDPLGDTSVVGWQVMALKSAYLAHLQVPPVTVAGASQFLNTVARANGTEYTYLASDNATSPTRSSIGLLCRMYLGWNRENESLREGALKIAAVGPSENNYYYNYYASQVLFQYTGGKGAVWRKWNTDLREQLISQQATTGHAKGSWYVDGQHNDSGGRLYMTSLATMTLEVYYRYMPIYQADAVDKGFPE; encoded by the coding sequence ATGTCAGCACCCACCAACCAGCCAACCCCGCCGATCGTAGCGCCGCCGGCCGCCGCCGCACAAGCGGAGCAAGACCCGCGCGAGCGCTCGGCCGTTGGCGAAGCGTGGGCCGAGATCGTACACGGCAGCCCGAGCTGGCTGACCAGCCTGGCGCTGCACATGGTCGTGGTGATCCTGCTTGCCCTGTGGTCGCTCCCATCGCTGCCGGAGCTAAGCAAGAACCTGCTGCTGTCAGAACCGAGCACCGAGGACGAGAACCTCGACGACTTCGAAGAGATCAACCTCGATCAGGCGGAGCTCGAGAGCGAGCCGGTCGAGTTCGAGCTGCAACCGGAGATCGAAGAGCTGGCCGAGGAGGTAAGCCTGTCGACCTTCGAAGACCTGACTGCGGCGCCGACCTTCACCGAGCTGTCGGACGTCGGCCTAACGCCGGCCGCGCCGTCAATCCCGAATGACGCCCTTGGCTTTTCTGGCGTCGGCACAACCGGCCGCGGCAAGATGTCGCTCGCGGCCATCGCCAAGGCGGGCGGCAGCGCCGAGAGTGAAGAGGCTATCGAGAACGCCCTCCGCTGGATCGCCGAGCACCAGAACCCCGACGGCAGCTGGACACTGGTGCACACCGCCGGGCCGTGCCAGGGCCGCTGCCCCAACCCATCAAACCGCGGCGCCGCCGAATCGTTGCGGGCGGGCACCGGGCTGGCGCTGCTGCCGTTCCTCGGCGCTGGTCAGACGCACAAGGACGGCAAGTACAAGCGGGTGGTGAACCGCGGCCTCGAAGCGATGGCCCGGCTGGCGAAGAACGAAGACCAGGGCGCGTCGTGGCGCGACCCGGGCGGAGCCGGCGCTTACTCGCACGGCATCTCGGCCATCGCGCTCTCCGAGGCGTACGGCATGACCGGCGACTCGGTGCTGGGCTCGCTCGCGCAGGCCGCGGTCGATCACATCATCGCATCGCAGGGCGCCGACGGCGGCTGGCGGTACCGGCCCCGCGACCCCCTGGGCGACACCTCGGTGGTCGGCTGGCAGGTGATGGCCCTAAAGAGCGCCTACCTGGCTCACCTGCAGGTCCCACCGGTCACCGTGGCGGGGGCGAGCCAGTTCCTTAACACGGTGGCGCGGGCGAACGGCACGGAGTACACCTACCTGGCTTCGGACAACGCGACCTCGCCCACGCGATCCTCGATCGGGCTGCTGTGCCGGATGTACCTCGGATGGAATCGCGAGAACGAATCGCTCCGCGAGGGTGCGCTGAAGATCGCCGCCGTCGGACCGTCGGAAAACAACTACTACTACAATTACTACGCCTCGCAGGTGCTTTTCCAATACACCGGCGGCAAGGGCGCCGTCTGGCGGAAGTGGAACACCGATCTCCGTGAGCAGCTGATCAGCCAGCAGGCCACGACCGGTCACGCCAAGGGCAGCTGGTATGTCGACGGCCAGCACAACGACTCCGGCGGCCGGCTGTACATGACCTCGCTCGCCACGATGACACTCGAGGTTTACTACCGCTACATGCCGATCTACCAGGCCGACGCGGTTGACAAGGGATTCCCGGAGTAG
- a CDS encoding NfeD family protein, which translates to MAASLVLCLAAVGVIAFGARPVSAADDPVGALVRVRLPITGADDQTMQGVLKRAADKVVRQAADEGAGRPTLILQFDNRAAGESEFERCLSLARFLLRDMTGVKTVAYVPQTVTGHAVLVALACEEIAMAPEAELGDAAAGEDPARPIEPGMAAVYQEVAAARRNVPAAVAQGMIDRRLEVLQVEDETGVDFILSSQLDELKEQRQIVETQILSAAGAPLLLSGREARELGFAKYLVNSGSLARVLGLPERAAQEDQTTLADWKPAIIELDGELTERRLSQIKKLLGSELEQGGANWICLRINSGGGRMDRCVELAATLAELNKDDVRTVAYVPVEASGGAALVALACDQLVMHPSATLGGGLTIAKPEGGADNRKPPPPGAPQPGPPRFGGPPRGPGPAEEAQPNQLSPDQLAAALAGVRGPLAENTNHGWSLLAAMIDPGETLHVYTSRETGRQALFNDAELAEQPNSDQWRQGEQLSGPDAVLTLDAVEAEKLGVAFAVVEDYDGLKQLYGFDADPPVAKPNWALELVEALANPWLAGLLLVIGFGGVYLELNAPGLGVGGFVASVAFLLFFWSHFLSGTAEWLEVLLFVVGLFFILMEAFVLPGFGIFGLGGMAMVLASLVLVSQTFIIPKTQGQLVELRESVTLVVMSMLGCLVAAFAFRRYLPHAPGVNRMMLAPADEVELAELEHRESFADYAHLVGQAGVAATNLIPSGKAEFGGELLDVIADGQVIDRGEAIVVTKAKGSRVLVQKKR; encoded by the coding sequence GTGGCCGCCAGTCTGGTCCTCTGCCTAGCTGCGGTAGGCGTAATCGCGTTCGGCGCACGCCCGGTATCGGCGGCTGACGATCCGGTTGGGGCGTTGGTTCGGGTGCGGCTTCCCATCACCGGCGCCGATGACCAGACAATGCAGGGGGTGCTGAAGCGAGCGGCCGACAAGGTGGTGCGGCAGGCCGCGGACGAAGGGGCTGGTCGCCCGACGCTCATCCTCCAGTTCGACAACAGAGCCGCCGGCGAGTCGGAATTCGAACGCTGCTTGTCGCTCGCCCGGTTCTTGCTCCGCGACATGACCGGCGTTAAGACGGTCGCGTATGTCCCGCAGACGGTCACGGGGCACGCGGTGCTGGTGGCGCTGGCGTGCGAGGAGATCGCCATGGCGCCGGAGGCCGAACTCGGCGACGCGGCCGCCGGCGAGGACCCCGCCCGGCCAATCGAGCCCGGCATGGCGGCCGTCTACCAAGAGGTCGCCGCCGCCCGCCGCAACGTGCCGGCGGCGGTCGCCCAGGGGATGATCGATCGTCGGCTCGAGGTGCTGCAGGTCGAGGACGAGACCGGCGTCGACTTTATCCTGAGCAGCCAACTCGACGAGCTGAAGGAACAACGGCAGATTGTCGAGACTCAAATCCTCTCTGCCGCGGGGGCCCCGCTGCTGCTCTCCGGACGCGAAGCCCGCGAGCTCGGCTTTGCCAAGTACCTGGTCAACAGCGGCTCGCTGGCGCGGGTGCTCGGACTGCCGGAGCGGGCGGCGCAGGAGGATCAAACCACGCTAGCGGATTGGAAGCCGGCCATCATCGAGCTCGACGGTGAGCTGACCGAACGGCGGCTCAGTCAGATCAAGAAGCTGCTGGGCAGCGAGCTTGAGCAGGGCGGCGCGAATTGGATCTGCCTGCGGATTAACTCCGGCGGCGGCCGCATGGACCGCTGCGTCGAGTTGGCCGCGACCCTCGCCGAACTCAACAAGGACGACGTCCGCACGGTCGCCTACGTGCCGGTCGAGGCGTCGGGCGGCGCGGCGTTGGTGGCGCTCGCCTGCGACCAGCTGGTGATGCACCCCAGCGCAACCCTGGGCGGTGGCCTCACGATCGCCAAGCCAGAAGGCGGAGCCGACAACCGAAAGCCGCCGCCGCCCGGCGCGCCGCAACCCGGGCCGCCTCGCTTCGGTGGCCCGCCTAGAGGACCCGGTCCGGCCGAGGAGGCCCAACCAAACCAGCTGTCGCCCGACCAACTCGCCGCCGCGCTGGCCGGCGTCCGTGGGCCGCTGGCCGAGAACACGAACCATGGCTGGTCGCTGTTGGCGGCGATGATTGATCCGGGGGAGACCCTGCACGTCTACACCAGCCGCGAGACCGGCCGCCAGGCCTTGTTCAACGACGCCGAGCTCGCCGAGCAGCCCAACAGTGACCAGTGGCGGCAGGGCGAGCAGCTGTCGGGCCCCGACGCGGTGCTGACGCTCGACGCCGTCGAGGCCGAGAAGCTCGGCGTCGCGTTTGCGGTGGTCGAGGACTACGACGGGCTGAAGCAGCTGTACGGCTTCGACGCCGACCCGCCGGTCGCCAAGCCCAACTGGGCGCTCGAACTGGTCGAGGCGCTCGCCAACCCGTGGCTCGCCGGCCTGCTGCTAGTGATCGGCTTCGGCGGGGTCTACCTCGAACTCAACGCGCCCGGGCTGGGCGTCGGCGGATTTGTGGCGAGCGTCGCGTTCCTGCTGTTCTTCTGGAGCCATTTCCTGTCGGGCACGGCGGAGTGGCTCGAGGTGCTGCTGTTCGTTGTTGGGCTATTCTTCATCCTGATGGAGGCCTTCGTGCTGCCGGGTTTCGGCATCTTTGGTCTGGGCGGGATGGCGATGGTGCTGGCCTCGCTGGTGCTGGTAAGCCAGACGTTTATTATTCCCAAGACGCAGGGCCAGCTGGTCGAGCTCCGCGAGTCGGTCACGCTGGTAGTGATGTCGATGCTCGGATGCCTGGTCGCGGCTTTCGCGTTCCGCCGGTACCTGCCGCACGCGCCGGGCGTGAACCGCATGATGCTGGCGCCGGCAGACGAGGTCGAGCTGGCCGAGCTGGAGCACCGTGAGTCGTTCGCCGACTACGCGCACTTGGTGGGGCAAGCCGGGGTCGCCGCCACCAACCTAATCCCGAGCGGCAAGGCCGAGTTCGGCGGCGAGCTGCTCGACGTGATCGCCGACGGTCAGGTGATCGACCGCGGCGAGGCGATTGTTGTCACCAAAGCAAAGGGGAGCCGCGTGCTGGTCCAGAAGAAGCGTTAG
- a CDS encoding NfeD family protein codes for MPLADFNLLTPLGLAMMLAMIGCLLIVAEVLIPSGGIIGFFATCSLIASIYYAYQAAGVTGGLGFGLGLVVVVPLLLISAFKVLPHTPMGRAMLGSAPREEDVLVDDPRHALVGRVGVARSKMLPSGAVEIDGQMIDAVSQGRAIDPGQYVKVVEVRGNRVMVRPAGEGDRPANPNADDLLARPIEELGIDSLEDPLA; via the coding sequence ATGCCGCTCGCCGATTTCAACCTGCTCACGCCGCTCGGCCTCGCGATGATGCTGGCGATGATTGGCTGTTTGTTGATCGTTGCGGAGGTGCTGATTCCCTCGGGTGGGATCATCGGCTTCTTCGCGACCTGCAGCCTGATTGCCAGCATCTACTACGCCTACCAGGCGGCCGGCGTGACCGGCGGGCTGGGGTTTGGTTTGGGGCTGGTTGTCGTGGTGCCGCTGCTGCTGATCAGCGCGTTCAAGGTGCTGCCCCACACGCCGATGGGGCGCGCGATGCTCGGCTCGGCGCCGCGTGAAGAGGACGTGTTGGTCGACGACCCCCGGCACGCGCTGGTCGGCCGCGTCGGCGTGGCGCGGTCGAAGATGCTCCCCAGCGGCGCCGTCGAGATCGACGGCCAGATGATCGACGCCGTCAGCCAGGGCAGGGCGATCGACCCGGGCCAGTACGTTAAGGTGGTCGAGGTCCGCGGCAACCGGGTGATGGTCCGCCCCGCCGGCGAGGGCGACCGGCCCGCCAACCCCAATGCGGACGACCTGCTCGCCCGCCCGATCGAGGAGCTGGGGATCGACTCGCTCGAGGACCCGCTGGCCTAG
- the floA gene encoding flotillin-like protein FloA (flotillin-like protein involved in membrane lipid rafts) yields the protein MLLPLAQGETFWLVITVGVMLFLLLVFAILARFFRLWIQSVTTGAGIGLFDLFWMWIRKVNPAVIVRSKIMAVQAGITDAEGVTSGALQAHYMAGGNVPLVIRSMIAARKAKIIDLDFKRATAIDLAGRNILEAVQTSVYPRVIDCPAKDSKRASLDAIAKNGIQLKVKARVTVRANLDQLIGGATEETIIARVGEGIVSAIGSADTHKDVLENPDRISRAVLAKKLDSQTAFEIVSIDIADIDVGDNIGARLQADQAEADTRVARAQAEGRRAIAVAKEQENFSTIEESRAKLVEAEALVPRAMAEAFQTGKLGILDYYKLQNVQADTDMREAIAKAGKR from the coding sequence ATGCTCCTCCCGCTCGCTCAAGGCGAAACTTTCTGGCTCGTCATCACCGTTGGGGTGATGCTGTTCTTGCTGCTGGTCTTCGCCATACTGGCGCGGTTCTTCCGCTTGTGGATCCAGTCGGTCACGACCGGCGCCGGCATTGGTCTGTTCGACCTGTTCTGGATGTGGATTCGCAAGGTCAACCCGGCGGTGATCGTGCGGAGCAAGATCATGGCCGTGCAGGCCGGCATCACCGACGCCGAGGGGGTCACCTCCGGCGCCCTGCAGGCCCACTACATGGCGGGCGGCAACGTGCCGCTGGTCATCCGCTCGATGATCGCCGCCCGCAAGGCAAAGATCATCGACCTCGACTTCAAACGCGCCACGGCGATCGACCTGGCTGGCCGCAACATCCTTGAGGCCGTCCAGACGAGCGTCTACCCTCGCGTGATCGACTGCCCCGCGAAGGACAGCAAACGCGCGTCGCTCGACGCGATTGCCAAGAACGGCATCCAGCTGAAGGTGAAGGCCCGCGTGACCGTGCGGGCGAACCTCGACCAGCTGATCGGCGGCGCCACCGAGGAGACCATCATCGCCCGCGTCGGCGAGGGCATCGTCAGCGCAATCGGCTCGGCCGACACCCACAAGGACGTGCTGGAGAACCCCGACCGGATCAGCCGCGCGGTGCTCGCCAAGAAACTCGACTCGCAGACCGCGTTTGAGATTGTCTCAATCGATATCGCCGACATCGACGTCGGCGACAACATCGGCGCCCGGCTGCAGGCCGACCAGGCCGAGGCCGACACCCGCGTCGCCCGGGCCCAGGCCGAGGGCCGCCGCGCCATCGCCGTGGCGAAGGAGCAGGAGAACTTCTCGACGATCGAAGAGAGCCGCGCCAAGCTGGTCGAAGCCGAAGCCCTGGTGCCCCGCGCTATGGCCGAGGCGTTCCAGACCGGCAAGCTCGGCATCCTCGACTACTACAAGCTGCAGAACGTCCAGGCCGATACCGACATGCGCGAAGCAATTGCCAAGGCTGGCAAGCGTTAG
- a CDS encoding FmdB family zinc ribbon protein — MPLYEYLCRDCEKAAELLIRGDEKPVCPACGGQQLMKLLSVPAAPSTSGGGVEPRNPGPAGGSCGSGCACFPGG; from the coding sequence ATGCCCCTCTACGAATACCTATGCCGCGACTGTGAAAAAGCCGCGGAGCTGCTGATCCGTGGCGACGAGAAGCCGGTTTGCCCTGCTTGCGGCGGTCAGCAATTGATGAAGCTGCTGAGTGTTCCCGCCGCCCCGTCGACTAGCGGTGGCGGCGTGGAGCCCCGCAATCCGGGCCCCGCGGGGGGCTCCTGCGGTTCGGGTTGCGCCTGTTTTCCGGGGGGCTGA
- a CDS encoding DUF4404 family protein, whose product MTHDELVATLNKLQAELAQDDSINASTREAFARVAADIQRVTDPDQPTTDEDAAAGREGLNGMVTEFEVEHPQISAMIGRIADALAQLGI is encoded by the coding sequence ATGACCCACGACGAACTCGTCGCCACGCTCAACAAGCTGCAAGCCGAACTCGCCCAGGACGACAGCATCAACGCGTCGACCCGCGAGGCGTTCGCCCGGGTGGCCGCCGACATCCAGCGGGTCACCGACCCCGACCAGCCGACCACCGACGAGGACGCCGCCGCCGGCCGCGAGGGACTCAACGGCATGGTCACCGAGTTCGAGGTCGAGCACCCGCAGATCTCGGCGATGATTGGGCGGATCGCCGACGCACTGGCGCAGTTGGGGATCTAG
- a CDS encoding ExeA family protein, translating to MYLQHWRLDYSPFRTTIDAERAYPSEALRESTARIEYLIAERRRVGVLLGERGAGKSVALAVMQRRLQQSGAAACVVDAFGLSRRELLWQVAEGIQAEPDPTDDEGRLWRRLSDRAQHLKWQGRDAVLMVDDVEQLGADLMRQLVRLLRIDPAPDSRWTVILATDPARLSYLDDAVLHAIDLRIDLYPWTLDDTTGYLQNALFEAGRLTPIFDDEAILRLFELTTGVPRHVVRLADFALLAGAGAGADSVDAGTVEQAFEEISWSPPVAAG from the coding sequence ATGTACCTCCAGCACTGGCGCCTCGACTACTCTCCGTTCCGCACTACGATCGACGCCGAGCGGGCCTACCCGTCCGAAGCACTGCGTGAATCGACCGCCCGGATCGAGTACCTGATCGCCGAGCGTCGCCGCGTCGGCGTGCTGCTAGGCGAGCGTGGCGCTGGCAAGTCGGTGGCCCTGGCGGTGATGCAGCGTCGGCTGCAGCAGTCGGGCGCGGCGGCGTGCGTCGTCGACGCGTTCGGGCTGTCGCGGCGGGAGCTGCTGTGGCAGGTGGCCGAGGGCATCCAGGCCGAGCCCGACCCGACCGACGACGAGGGCCGGCTGTGGCGACGGCTGTCCGACCGGGCCCAGCACCTCAAGTGGCAGGGCCGCGACGCCGTGCTGATGGTGGACGACGTCGAGCAGCTCGGCGCCGACCTGATGCGGCAGCTCGTGCGGCTGCTGCGGATCGACCCGGCCCCCGACTCTCGCTGGACCGTGATCCTGGCGACCGACCCGGCCCGGCTCTCCTACCTGGACGACGCCGTGCTGCACGCCATCGACCTGCGGATCGACCTCTACCCCTGGACCCTGGACGACACGACCGGCTACCTGCAGAACGCCCTCTTCGAGGCCGGCCGACTGACGCCCATCTTCGACGACGAGGCGATCCTGCGGCTGTTCGAGCTCACCACAGGCGTGCCCCGCCACGTGGTCCGGCTGGCCGACTTTGCCCTGCTGGCGGGCGCGGGCGCCGGAGCCGATTCGGTCGACGCGGGAACCGTCGAGCAGGCGTTCGAGGAGATCAGCTGGTCGCCGCCGGTCGCGGCTGGCTAG
- a CDS encoding RsmE family RNA methyltransferase, with product MSDRFFCEEPVTGDSALLSGAEAHHLLHVMRAKAGDAITLFDGSGAEFDAEVATASRSSVEARVLARREVDRERPRPLVLAVALPKGDRQKVLVEKLTELGVSRLIPLVTERTVAKLSGGALDKLRRGVIEASKQCGRNVLMTIDEPMSFADAIGAAPENANRLVAHPGEAEADAGPDAAELWRLVGPEGGFTDAEVAAAEAAGWSRASLGRAILRTETAAIALAAREP from the coding sequence GTGAGCGACCGATTCTTTTGCGAAGAGCCTGTTACCGGCGATTCCGCCTTGCTGAGTGGGGCCGAGGCCCACCACCTGCTGCACGTCATGCGGGCCAAGGCAGGTGACGCTATCACTCTGTTCGACGGCTCTGGCGCGGAATTCGACGCCGAAGTCGCTACGGCTAGCCGCTCGTCGGTTGAGGCGCGTGTGCTAGCGCGTCGCGAGGTCGACCGGGAGCGGCCCCGGCCGCTCGTGCTGGCGGTGGCCCTGCCGAAGGGGGATCGCCAGAAGGTGCTGGTCGAGAAGCTCACGGAGCTGGGCGTCTCGCGGCTGATCCCGCTGGTCACCGAGCGGACGGTCGCCAAGCTGTCGGGCGGGGCGCTCGACAAGCTTCGTCGGGGCGTGATCGAGGCCTCCAAGCAGTGCGGTCGCAATGTGCTGATGACGATCGACGAGCCAATGTCTTTCGCCGACGCGATCGGCGCCGCCCCCGAAAACGCCAACCGGCTGGTCGCGCACCCCGGCGAAGCAGAAGCTGACGCCGGCCCCGACGCCGCGGAGTTGTGGCGTCTGGTGGGGCCCGAAGGGGGCTTCACCGACGCCGAGGTAGCGGCCGCCGAAGCCGCGGGCTGGTCGCGTGCGTCGCTCGGGCGGGCGATCCTGCGGACCGAAACGGCGGCCATCGCGCTGGCTGCCCGCGAGCCGTAA